AAAAGGGGCCAATCCCAATATTGCAGGTTATAGAGAATACAGTTTTGGACCAGACTATGACGCAGCACTTTGGAATGCCGTACGGAACGCTGATTTGGAACTGGTAAAGGTTCTTGTGGAAGCAGGAGCGAATGTAAATGTATATAACAAGTCTGGAAAAAATGCAATTTGGGAAATGGCAGAAGCTAGAAAATCACAAGGAAAAGCAGAATTCCATACCTATTTACAATCAAAAGGGATGAAAAACCTAGAAATTACGGATGCCAAAGCCAAAACAACGGATGGAAAAATTTTAAACAAATACAAACACATTGCGACAGGTGCTGTGACAGAGATGTCTATGGATATTGCTAAAGGTGTGTATGAAAATCCCAAAAACTATTCCGCCTTAACTTTGAACGCAGCAGATGGAGCTTACTACCATTATGCGGAATTTGTTTGGGTGGAAACTGGACAAAATTTGTTTGAATGGTATTTGTTACGTAAAAAACGAACCGGAACTTTGAAATAATAAAATTTAAGGAAAGTTAGAGTAAAAAGTATACTTTCCCAAGTTTAAGAATATATGATTTCTACCTTTGTTTTTTTTCTTGGACCAAAAAAAGTCTGGGTAATTTGATTCAAAAGTA
The sequence above is drawn from the Leptospira sp. WS4.C2 genome and encodes:
- a CDS encoding ankyrin repeat domain-containing protein, with the protein product MKKIIPLLVLWGFIACSSLPYTIEDRKFDKAKQMIEEGADVNQTSDCFHALTIAAMEGDEGLVKLLLDKGAKVENRSKECDYTDRIGPFKMKFRWGARTALDRVANAKIAKLLLAKGANPNIAGYREYSFGPDYDAALWNAVRNADLELVKVLVEAGANVNVYNKSGKNAIWEMAEARKSQGKAEFHTYLQSKGMKNLEITDAKAKTTDGKILNKYKHIATGAVTEMSMDIAKGVYENPKNYSALTLNAADGAYYHYAEFVWVETGQNLFEWYLLRKKRTGTLK